In a genomic window of Phycodurus eques isolate BA_2022a chromosome 2, UOR_Pequ_1.1, whole genome shotgun sequence:
- the cgref1 gene encoding cell growth regulator with EF hand domain protein 1, with translation MQAPSLFFFCGRLQTWRLDAFCVVCGSAPNVAKHFCGQLLATGRNPPVTQAVKPNPELASRRAERAGSRCGRGRRLCGSSTWTTTRSLAIPVQAGGGRERASDAVQSPRRVHVPAAAAASGGATTGVVMDAHLSRLVPSVLVLVLVLQVHLSQAAPQRANPEKPYPDSNVLTNPFGSGEEERRLLQRYIELTRKDGVKINTRDEEVFYLFRLYDFDRSERLDGLEMMKLLSDYNSQHAPEDQSNDMVVSLVDFLLQSQDVNKDGLLAPSELLSSPLVHTEKNNNIPVEDQRATLDERMPDVDTKQEQEAAKEEPEEPGEHVQPHQDEGQQEVRKEEESLQHLDEHNGQQVPEHFAAEQRHEQEVPAHQGQPEI, from the exons atgcaG GCAccttccctttttttcttttgtggacGACTCCAAACATGGAGGCTTGATGCATTTTGTGTGGTGTGCGGGAGTGCGCCCAATGTAGCGAAGCATTTCTGCGGTCAACTTCTCGCAACTGGGCGGAACCCTCCTGTCACGCAAGCCGTGAAACCAAATCCCGAGTTGGCGTCAAGACGAGCGGAACGAGCTGGATCTCGCTGTGGACGTGGCCGACGGCTGTGCGGATCTTCCACGTGGACGACAACGCGCTCACTTGCCATTCCGGTGCAGGCAGGCGGCGGCCGGGAGCGCGCGTCTGACGCAGTGCAGAGCCCGCGGCGCGTTCACgtgccagcagcagcagcagcatcagggggCGCTACTACCG GCGTGGTCATGGATGCGCATCTGAGTAGACTGGTCCCTTCAGTTCTGGTTCTGGTTCTGGTCCTGCAGGTTCACCTGTCCCAGGCTGCACCTCAAAG GGCGAATCCAGAAAAACCTTACCCTGATTCCAATGTGCTGACCAATCCTTTTGGATCAGGAGAGGAGGAGCGAAG GTTGCTGCAGCGTTACATTGAGTTAACAAGAAAAGACGGTGTCAAGATCAACACGCGGGATGAAG AGGTGTTCTACCTGTTTCGTCTCTATGACTTCGACCGCAGTGAACGCCTGGACGGCTTGGAAATGATGAAGCTGCTGTCTGACTACAACTCCCAGCATGCACCTGAGGACCAGTCCAATGACATG GTGGTGTCCTTGGTGGATTTCCTTCTTCAGAGTCAGGATGTAAACAAGGATGGTCTCCTGGCCCCCTCGGAGCTGCTCTCTTCTCCATTGGTTCACACAGAG aagaacaacaacattccTGTTGAGGATCAGAGGGCGACATTGGACGAGAGGATGCCAGACGTCGACACCAAACAGGAGCAAGAAGCAGCCAAAGAGGAACCAGAAGAGCCCGGGGAACATGTTCAGCCTCATCAAGATGAGGGGCAACAAGAAGTtaggaaagaagaagaatcctTACAGCATCTAGATGAACACAATGGACAACAGGTCCCAGAACATTTTGCAGCAGAGCAAAGACATGAGCAGGAAGTGCCTGCGCATCAGGGCCAACCGGaaatatga